The following are encoded in a window of Caldilineales bacterium genomic DNA:
- a CDS encoding PatB family C-S lyase, whose protein sequence is MPFNFDHIIDRRCTDCTKWTRYGPEVLPAWIADMDFAAPEPILQALHERIDHGVFGYENPSLSLKETVVDWLARRHAWEVTTDDIVFLPGLVSGLNLVCRAYGYTGDRAAMLTPVYSPFLSAPVQQGLAADMAPLRSSLREGRLHYEIDFDALAAAITPRTRLFLLCHPHNPIGREFTLAEMERLAALCLERDVLICSDEIHCDLMLDGRRHRPFASLGPEIADHTVTLMAPSKTFNIPGLGCSFAVVTNPRLRTRLEQAAAGIVPHVNVLGLVAAQAAFSRCDEWLAALQAYLTANRDALLAFVDEHLPGVIATAPSATYLAWLDFRHAGLPTDPHTFFLERARVALNDGPTFGPGGEGCVRFNFGCPRATMMQALGQMREALTGLA, encoded by the coding sequence ATGCCCTTCAACTTCGACCACATCATCGACCGGCGCTGCACCGACTGCACGAAATGGACCCGCTACGGGCCTGAGGTGCTGCCGGCCTGGATTGCCGACATGGACTTCGCCGCGCCGGAGCCGATCCTGCAAGCCCTGCACGAACGCATCGACCACGGCGTCTTTGGCTACGAAAACCCCAGCCTGAGCCTGAAAGAGACCGTCGTCGACTGGCTCGCCCGCCGCCACGCCTGGGAGGTCACAACCGACGACATCGTCTTCCTCCCCGGCCTGGTCAGCGGCCTCAACCTCGTCTGCCGCGCCTACGGCTACACCGGCGATCGGGCGGCGATGCTCACACCCGTCTACTCGCCCTTCCTCAGCGCGCCGGTGCAGCAGGGCCTGGCCGCCGACATGGCGCCGCTGCGGTCATCGCTGCGTGAGGGCCGGCTGCACTACGAGATCGACTTCGACGCCCTGGCTGCTGCCATCACCCCACGCACCAGGCTCTTCTTGCTGTGCCACCCACACAACCCCATCGGCCGCGAGTTCACGCTTGCCGAGATGGAGCGACTGGCGGCGCTCTGTCTGGAGCGCGATGTGCTGATCTGTTCGGATGAGATCCACTGCGACCTGATGCTGGATGGCCGCCGGCACAGGCCCTTCGCCAGTCTGGGGCCTGAGATCGCCGATCACACGGTCACGCTCATGGCCCCCAGCAAGACGTTCAACATCCCGGGCCTGGGGTGCAGTTTCGCGGTCGTAACCAATCCCCGGTTGCGGACGCGGCTGGAGCAGGCGGCGGCGGGCATCGTCCCCCACGTCAACGTCCTGGGGCTGGTGGCTGCTCAGGCTGCCTTCAGTCGTTGCGACGAGTGGTTGGCGGCGCTGCAAGCCTATCTGACCGCCAACCGCGACGCTTTGTTGGCCTTCGTCGACGAACACCTACCCGGCGTGATCGCGACCGCCCCGTCCGCCACTTATCTCGCCTGGCTCGATTTTCGCCATGCCGGCCTGCCCACCGACCCCCACACCTTCTTCCTGGAGCGGGCGCGGGTGGCGCTGAACGACGGCCCCACGTTTGGACCGGGCGGCGAAGGCTGCGTGCGCTTCAACTTCGGTTGCCCGCGGGCGACGATGATGCAGGCGCTTGGGCAGATGCGGGAGGCGCTGACGGGTCTGGCCTGA
- a CDS encoding hydroxymethylglutaryl-CoA reductase → MAFTIPSLLLKQLYTFDSLKNTPQGVKFSLKNRLTDVTVTGLHHVTFDDVQVPRDAVTLVLGDGTALTPDQLAANPVAFPLRQTMDIVSRIPALADGKHRIEVKFEASSYGALTLKVDGSVAKEVERGVHIPRDANDDYSEAIIAARQRFVEEYTGVKLQHVPHYSFDAHKVKGNAEHFLGVAQIPLGIAGPITIRGEHAQGDFLIPMATSEGTLIASYNRGIKVLNLSGGVQCTVVGDSMQRAPVFVFKDAIAAREFIKWVNENLDAIRDEAEATSSVAKLDYIDPYLASKFAYLRFNYTTGDAAGQNMVGRATFAACSWILDHYQGVEHFYLESNLATDKKASQVNIMRTRGKRVTAEITIPRDVLIQHMRVEPEALAYHYGIANIGAILSGANNNGAHSANGITAMFIATGQDVANVSESSAGILYADLTPNRDLYISMTIPSLIIATYGGGTGLATQQECLAMLGCTGKGKVNKLAEIIAGVVLAGEISLGSAISSSDWVSSHEKYGRNR, encoded by the coding sequence ATGGCCTTCACCATCCCCAGTCTATTGCTCAAACAGCTCTATACCTTCGATAGCCTGAAGAACACTCCGCAGGGAGTCAAGTTCTCGCTCAAGAACCGCCTGACTGATGTCACCGTCACCGGCCTGCACCATGTCACATTCGACGACGTCCAGGTTCCCCGTGACGCCGTCACCCTCGTCCTGGGCGACGGCACGGCCCTGACGCCCGACCAGCTGGCAGCCAACCCGGTCGCGTTCCCCCTGCGCCAGACGATGGACATCGTCTCCCGCATCCCGGCCCTGGCCGATGGCAAACACCGGATCGAGGTCAAGTTCGAGGCCAGCAGTTATGGCGCCCTCACGCTCAAGGTGGATGGCTCGGTGGCGAAAGAGGTGGAGCGAGGGGTGCATATCCCGCGCGATGCCAATGACGATTACAGCGAGGCCATCATCGCCGCCCGGCAGCGTTTCGTCGAAGAATACACCGGGGTCAAGCTCCAGCACGTCCCGCACTATTCGTTCGATGCCCACAAGGTCAAGGGCAACGCCGAGCATTTCCTGGGCGTGGCGCAGATCCCGCTCGGCATCGCCGGCCCCATCACCATCCGCGGCGAACATGCCCAGGGCGATTTCCTCATCCCCATGGCCACGTCCGAAGGCACGCTGATCGCCTCGTACAACCGGGGCATCAAGGTGCTCAACCTGTCGGGCGGGGTGCAGTGCACGGTGGTGGGCGATTCGATGCAGCGGGCGCCGGTGTTCGTGTTCAAGGATGCCATCGCCGCCCGTGAGTTCATCAAATGGGTCAACGAGAATCTGGACGCCATCCGCGACGAAGCCGAGGCGACTTCGAGCGTGGCCAAGCTGGACTATATCGACCCCTATCTGGCCAGCAAGTTCGCCTATCTGCGCTTCAACTACACCACCGGCGACGCCGCCGGGCAGAACATGGTCGGGCGAGCCACCTTTGCCGCCTGTAGCTGGATTCTCGACCATTACCAGGGCGTCGAGCATTTCTATCTGGAATCCAATCTGGCTACGGACAAGAAGGCCTCGCAGGTGAACATCATGCGCACGCGCGGCAAACGGGTGACGGCCGAGATCACGATCCCGCGCGATGTCCTCATCCAGCACATGCGGGTCGAGCCGGAGGCCCTGGCCTATCATTACGGCATCGCCAATATCGGCGCCATCCTCTCCGGGGCCAACAACAACGGCGCCCATTCGGCCAACGGCATCACGGCCATGTTCATCGCCACCGGGCAGGATGTGGCCAACGTTTCCGAGTCGTCGGCGGGCATCCTCTACGCCGACCTGACCCCCAATCGAGACCTCTATATCTCGATGACCATCCCCTCGCTGATCATCGCCACCTATGGCGGCGGCACCGGGCTGGCCACGCAGCAGGAATGCCTGGCGATGTTGGGGTGTACGGGCAAGGGCAAGGTCAACAAGCTGGCCGAGATCATCGCCGGGGTGGTGCTGGCGGGTGAGATTTCGCTCGGTTCGGCGATTTCGTCATCCGACTGGGTCTCCAGCCACGAGAAGTACGGGCGGAATCGGTAA
- the bmt gene encoding betaine--homocysteine S-methyltransferase: MSRNIYELLASHRFLVGDGAMGTMLQQAGLTTGGAPELWNVEQPDIVRGIYQAYVDAGAQIIETNSFGGTSFRLKLHDAQNRVAELNHAAAALARAAAGGRALVAGSIGPTGELMEPMGNLTPETAAAAFAEQAAALAVGGVDFFVIETMSDLAEVEAAVTGIRRASDLPIAATLTFDTKFHTMMGVSPVQALRRLVELGVRIIGANCGNGPDEIRRVIGEMAAARPEGVFLMAQSNAGLPKWVEGHVHYDGTPEVMAAYALDMAAMGVSYIGACCGSTPAHIQAMADALATRPIPDYSPAISLDGNGDHPSRSQRRSDRRQRAAAAA; this comes from the coding sequence ATGTCCCGAAACATCTACGAACTGCTTGCTTCCCACCGTTTCCTCGTCGGCGATGGCGCCATGGGCACCATGCTCCAACAGGCCGGGCTGACCACCGGCGGCGCGCCGGAACTGTGGAACGTCGAGCAACCCGACATCGTGCGTGGCATCTATCAGGCTTATGTCGATGCCGGCGCCCAAATCATCGAGACCAACAGCTTCGGCGGCACCTCCTTCCGCCTGAAGCTGCACGATGCGCAAAACCGGGTGGCCGAACTGAACCATGCCGCCGCCGCTCTGGCCCGCGCGGCCGCCGGTGGAAGGGCGTTGGTGGCCGGCTCCATCGGCCCCACCGGTGAACTGATGGAACCGATGGGCAATCTGACGCCTGAGACCGCCGCCGCTGCCTTTGCCGAACAGGCCGCCGCCCTGGCAGTAGGCGGCGTCGATTTCTTCGTCATCGAGACCATGAGCGACCTGGCCGAGGTCGAAGCCGCCGTGACCGGCATCCGCCGCGCCAGCGACCTGCCCATCGCTGCCACCCTTACCTTCGACACCAAATTCCACACCATGATGGGCGTCTCACCCGTCCAGGCTTTACGCCGGCTGGTCGAATTGGGCGTCAGGATCATCGGCGCCAACTGTGGCAACGGCCCGGACGAAATCCGCCGGGTGATCGGCGAGATGGCCGCGGCCCGGCCGGAGGGCGTCTTTCTGATGGCCCAGAGCAACGCCGGGTTGCCGAAGTGGGTCGAGGGTCACGTCCACTATGACGGCACGCCCGAAGTGATGGCCGCCTACGCCCTGGACATGGCGGCGATGGGCGTCAGCTACATCGGCGCTTGCTGCGGCAGCACCCCCGCCCACATCCAGGCCATGGCCGATGCCCTGGCCACCCGCCCCATCCCCGACTACAGCCCCGCCATCAGCCTCGATGGCAACGGCGACCACCCCAGTCGCAGCCAACGCCGCTCCGACCGCCGCCAGCGGGCGGCCGCCGCAGCTTGA
- a CDS encoding 5'-nucleotidase C-terminal domain-containing protein produces MRPTYHPLRLALLFGVALLLLLALGGAVGAQGNPPSNAQPAIGSAPDQSPSVIPPGDATRFRGYVREGYPDAPGKGIAGVVLKTYGRMEGQEAPGRLIQTRTSDGSGFFNVYLPPVPEYQWDYYLLELVMPQGYLAVGAWSEDGVIVDNTHVEWHNPGGPFDYVHLNEFYLVKAYDLTILHTNDFHGRVEEYQSSGASCTATATCLGGSSRIKTKADEIRAAKANVLLLDAGDQFQGTLYYGLFKSAVTAKMMNALGYDAMTVGNHEFDDGPAELGRLADAVNFPIVSSNLDVSAEPTLAGKLAPTTVLDVGGQKIGIIGLTTPEVTYISSPGPNVVVHDVVASAQAAVDALTAQGINKIVALTHLGYNEDVALAKSVTGLDVIVGGHSHTFIYTPAQSQTFSPPTFTATPAGPYPTVATAPDGKPVLVVTAFQWGYFLGDLDVRFDPRGDIAQYGGSPIYLANTIAKNAAVEALLDPYRGPVNDLKNTIIATTNVDLPINRDGQLICRQGECPLGSLVADAMLWEVNSIIPDPADQYQIAFQNGGGLRAPIVVGNVSRGQVLETLPFGNTIATMELKGEHVLAALESGLSAYGGTSGTGRFPQVAGLRFTWNSSAPVGQRVMAVEVRNADGSYSPLDPNAIYKVVTNNFMRVGGDGYTMFRDFAIDPYDYGPALDEALAGYMAMLSPVDEADIPSGRITRVDKVITLLHTNDTHGVWPATNNRGTLQGFEYLSTLIAQERAANPNALLLDAGDTFQGNAFAQYFRNATPNPIAGGMNLLDYDVMVLGNHEFNFGPQTFATMLGQLDFPILGKANLIDDGSYGFINDNVKEYINLDVDGVKVTIWGTTNPRVYRYELPTNIPGLTFLSALDVAATRVPEVIAAENPDLFIAVNHIGYAPYSDEIDSDKLMAEQVAGIDVIIGGHSHTKIDPAVIISSDVNPRGTLVAQTQNNATWLGKVTVGLQAKAGGGYQVVYREGHLIPAASAAPDPTMTAYLAPFLSDLAAYTGRQIGQTTTPIDAVNAYTEETSGANLQADAAVQALEANNIDVDFHLSGAMSNRKVADAATAENPVTLTVNDMYTLMPYENSLLVMSMNGPQIKAVLERSYRNYWYYKYTPDHGGYSYYTTCMLDINHGGVITYRDDPATPPDGNNVVSLVVDGNAVDFADADTFYRVSSVNYLAAGSCNFNNAGQTIWPLDQIVADTQYYVRDSVIDYIQATEVVSPTVEGRLVFQAP; encoded by the coding sequence ATGAGGCCAACATACCATCCCCTACGCCTCGCTCTGCTATTTGGTGTTGCACTCCTGCTCTTGCTCGCGCTTGGCGGCGCCGTCGGCGCGCAGGGCAATCCCCCATCCAATGCGCAGCCGGCCATCGGCTCTGCGCCCGACCAATCCCCCAGCGTGATACCACCCGGCGACGCCACCCGTTTTCGCGGCTACGTGCGTGAGGGCTATCCCGACGCCCCCGGCAAAGGCATCGCCGGCGTCGTCCTCAAGACCTACGGCCGGATGGAGGGCCAGGAAGCCCCCGGACGGCTGATCCAAACGCGCACCAGCGATGGCTCCGGCTTTTTCAACGTCTACCTGCCGCCCGTACCCGAATACCAGTGGGACTACTACCTGTTGGAACTGGTGATGCCGCAGGGCTATCTGGCGGTGGGCGCGTGGAGCGAGGATGGCGTCATCGTCGATAACACCCATGTCGAATGGCACAACCCCGGCGGCCCGTTCGACTACGTGCACCTGAACGAGTTCTATCTCGTCAAGGCCTACGATCTGACCATCCTGCACACCAACGACTTTCATGGACGCGTCGAAGAATACCAGTCCAGCGGCGCCTCGTGCACGGCCACAGCCACCTGTCTGGGCGGCTCGTCGCGCATCAAGACCAAAGCCGATGAGATCCGCGCTGCCAAGGCCAACGTACTGTTGCTCGATGCCGGCGATCAGTTCCAGGGCACCTTGTACTACGGCTTGTTCAAATCGGCAGTCACCGCCAAGATGATGAACGCGCTTGGCTACGACGCCATGACCGTCGGCAACCACGAATTCGACGATGGGCCGGCCGAACTGGGACGCCTGGCCGATGCGGTCAACTTCCCCATCGTCAGCTCCAACCTTGATGTCAGCGCCGAACCGACCCTGGCCGGGAAGCTGGCCCCCACCACCGTCCTCGATGTCGGCGGCCAGAAAATCGGCATCATCGGCCTCACCACGCCAGAGGTCACCTACATCTCCAGCCCCGGCCCCAATGTGGTCGTGCATGATGTCGTTGCTAGCGCCCAGGCGGCGGTCGATGCGCTGACGGCGCAGGGCATCAACAAGATCGTGGCCCTCACCCACCTGGGCTACAACGAGGATGTGGCCCTGGCCAAGAGTGTCACCGGCCTCGATGTGATTGTCGGTGGACACAGCCACACCTTCATCTACACCCCGGCCCAATCGCAGACCTTCAGCCCGCCGACCTTCACCGCCACGCCTGCCGGCCCCTACCCCACTGTGGCCACTGCTCCCGACGGCAAACCGGTGCTGGTGGTCACAGCCTTCCAGTGGGGCTACTTCCTGGGTGATCTCGATGTGCGCTTCGACCCCCGCGGCGACATTGCCCAGTATGGCGGCAGTCCCATCTATCTGGCCAACACCATTGCCAAGAACGCCGCCGTCGAGGCCCTGCTCGACCCCTATCGCGGCCCAGTCAATGACCTCAAGAACACCATCATCGCCACCACCAACGTCGATCTGCCCATCAACCGCGACGGCCAGTTGATCTGCCGGCAGGGCGAGTGTCCGCTGGGCAGCCTGGTGGCCGATGCCATGCTGTGGGAAGTCAACTCGATCATCCCCGACCCGGCCGACCAGTATCAGATCGCCTTCCAGAATGGCGGCGGCCTGCGCGCCCCCATCGTGGTCGGCAATGTCAGCCGCGGCCAGGTTCTTGAGACGCTGCCGTTTGGCAACACCATCGCCACCATGGAACTGAAGGGTGAACACGTCCTGGCCGCGCTCGAAAGCGGCCTCAGCGCCTATGGCGGCACCTCCGGCACCGGTCGCTTCCCGCAGGTGGCCGGGCTGCGCTTCACCTGGAATTCCTCGGCCCCGGTTGGGCAGCGCGTGATGGCGGTCGAAGTACGCAACGCCGACGGCTCCTACAGCCCGCTCGACCCCAACGCCATCTACAAAGTCGTGACCAACAACTTCATGCGCGTGGGCGGCGACGGCTATACGATGTTCCGCGACTTCGCCATCGACCCCTACGACTACGGCCCAGCGTTGGATGAAGCCTTGGCCGGTTACATGGCCATGCTCTCGCCCGTCGATGAGGCCGATATCCCCAGCGGCCGCATCACCCGCGTGGATAAGGTCATCACCCTCCTGCACACCAACGATACGCATGGTGTTTGGCCTGCCACGAACAACCGCGGCACCTTGCAGGGCTTCGAGTATCTCTCCACCCTCATTGCCCAGGAGCGGGCGGCGAACCCCAACGCCCTCCTCCTCGACGCCGGCGACACCTTCCAGGGCAACGCCTTCGCCCAATACTTCCGCAACGCCACGCCCAACCCCATTGCCGGCGGCATGAACCTGCTCGACTACGATGTCATGGTGCTCGGCAACCACGAGTTCAACTTCGGCCCGCAGACCTTTGCCACCATGCTCGGCCAGCTCGACTTCCCCATCCTGGGCAAGGCCAACCTGATCGATGACGGCTCCTACGGCTTCATCAACGATAACGTCAAGGAGTACATCAACCTGGATGTCGATGGCGTCAAAGTCACGATCTGGGGCACCACCAACCCGCGCGTCTACCGCTACGAACTCCCCACCAACATCCCGGGCCTCACCTTCCTCTCGGCTCTGGATGTGGCGGCGACCCGCGTCCCCGAAGTGATCGCGGCCGAGAATCCCGACCTCTTCATCGCCGTCAACCACATCGGCTATGCCCCGTACAGCGACGAGATCGACAGCGACAAACTCATGGCTGAGCAGGTGGCCGGCATCGACGTGATCATCGGCGGCCACAGCCACACCAAGATCGACCCCGCCGTCATCATCTCCTCGGACGTCAATCCGCGAGGCACACTGGTTGCCCAGACCCAAAACAACGCCACCTGGTTGGGTAAGGTGACGGTGGGCCTGCAGGCCAAAGCCGGCGGCGGCTACCAGGTCGTCTACCGCGAGGGGCATCTGATCCCGGCTGCCAGCGCCGCGCCCGACCCGACCATGACGGCCTACCTGGCGCCCTTCCTATCCGACCTGGCCGCCTACACCGGTCGTCAAATCGGCCAGACCACCACCCCCATCGACGCCGTCAATGCCTACACCGAGGAAACCAGCGGCGCCAACCTGCAGGCGGATGCGGCAGTGCAGGCGCTGGAAGCCAACAACATCGACGTCGACTTCCATCTCTCTGGCGCCATGAGCAACCGCAAGGTGGCGGACGCCGCCACGGCCGAGAACCCGGTCACGCTGACCGTCAACGACATGTACACGCTGATGCCCTACGAGAACTCCTTGCTCGTCATGTCGATGAACGGCCCGCAGATCAAAGCAGTGCTGGAGCGCAGCTACCGCAACTACTGGTACTACAAGTACACGCCCGACCACGGCGGCTATTCCTACTACACGACCTGCATGCTGGACATCAACCACGGCGGCGTTATCACCTATCGCGATGACCCCGCCACCCCGCCCGACGGCAACAACGTCGTCTCGCTGGTCGTCGATGGCAATGCGGTCGATTTCGCCGATGCCGACACCTTCTACCGGGTGTCGAGCGTAAACTACCTGGCCGCCGGCTCGTGCAACTTCAACAACGCCGGCCAGACCATCTGGCCGTTGGATCAGATCGTAGCCGACACGCAGTACTACGTGCGCGATTCGGTCATCGACTACATCCAGGCCACAGAGGTCGTTTCACCCACGGTCGAGGGACGGCTGGTCTTCCAGGCGCCTTGA
- a CDS encoding sulfatase, whose protein sequence is MRKFISLHLVILLLVCLLLAAASPTPTSSDPRPNIILILTDDQDLDSAATMPQLQSLIVQQGVAFSNFFVNDALCCPSRASILRGQTSDNTKVFENFPAAGGFQTFYSRGEESSTVATWLRAAGYRTVLMGKYLNGYPGSAGATYIPPGWSEWYVPTSGTYSPNAFNAQFNYTLNENGVRRDYGSSTADYGTDVLAAKSVDFIQRAAAAGEPFFMYIAPVAPHGSVDPDPPVPAPRHANLFPGAQAPRLPNFDEADVSDKPGYVRNTPPLSADKIATADLWQRRRLQSLQAVDDLIASLVNVLSETGQTGNTYIFFTSDNGFSLGQHRLVVGKRAPYEENIHVPLFVIGPGLPAGATRAHLTANIDLAPTFAQLAGVSPPSFVDGRSLVPLLSVSPPAVSSWRQNLLLAHGIVPGPTPATPVPSSDFNVTEFRGLRTLALTYAGYAGGERELYDLAADPYQLDSQITRTDPTYLSTLATRVAALSTCTGAACRPLEDTPLAPLPPTFTPSPTPSSTPTASQTPTTTQTPTVTQTPTTTPTSTITPTATKTPTATQTPTATGTPTTTPTPTLTPTATKTPTVTITPTATGTPTTTPTPTLTPTQTSTTTPTFTLTPTATDTPTAIQTPTTTPTPTLTPTPGSCSAKPSAPQRLLPGNGATVLVRNVLLDWSDVVCATSYKVQVRLGSSTGAQVTPLTTTTASQFTTAALAAGQTYAWQLRACNAAGCQPSAWWSFTIAANAVTATPTRTPTRTATPTHTSTPTQALTPTPTDTPTSTPTDTPTSTPTDTPTSTPTDTPTSTPTDTPTSTPTEAPTSTPSPTSSSTPSPTLTYTPSPTRTPTRTPTPGSGADLIFADSFESGSFSAWTSSVTDGGDLSVNAAAAMKGSRGMQAVIDDNSALYVRDTRPADEPRYRARFYFDPNSIVMTSGDLHDIFTGRVGTVDVFRVNFRRYTTSYQVRVQIRTDAATYTSGSWYTISDGPHAIEIEWKAATAAGANNGAISLWIDGVAKQTKGSIDNDTLRVDEARLGPLAGIDTGTRGVMYFDAFESRRTGYIGQSIGPDSAPVETGRGRSR, encoded by the coding sequence ATGAGAAAATTCATTTCCTTGCACCTGGTCATCCTCCTGCTGGTGTGCCTCCTCCTGGCGGCTGCCTCCCCCACACCCACAAGCAGCGATCCGCGCCCCAACATCATCCTCATCCTCACCGACGACCAGGACCTCGATTCGGCGGCCACCATGCCGCAGCTGCAATCGCTGATCGTCCAACAGGGCGTCGCCTTCAGCAATTTCTTTGTCAACGACGCTCTCTGTTGCCCATCGCGCGCCTCCATCCTGCGCGGCCAGACCTCGGACAATACCAAGGTATTCGAGAACTTTCCGGCCGCAGGCGGCTTCCAGACCTTCTACAGCCGCGGCGAAGAAAGCTCGACGGTCGCCACCTGGTTGCGCGCGGCCGGCTATCGCACCGTCCTCATGGGTAAATACCTCAACGGCTACCCCGGATCGGCCGGCGCCACCTACATACCCCCTGGCTGGAGCGAATGGTACGTCCCTACAAGCGGGACCTACAGCCCCAACGCTTTCAACGCCCAGTTCAACTACACCCTCAACGAAAACGGCGTCCGCCGTGACTATGGCAGCAGTACCGCAGATTACGGCACCGACGTCCTGGCAGCCAAGTCGGTGGATTTCATCCAGAGGGCCGCGGCAGCAGGAGAGCCGTTCTTCATGTACATCGCCCCCGTCGCCCCGCATGGCTCGGTCGATCCCGACCCGCCCGTGCCTGCGCCCCGCCACGCCAACCTCTTCCCCGGCGCCCAGGCTCCCCGCCTGCCCAATTTCGACGAAGCCGATGTCAGCGACAAACCGGGCTATGTCCGTAACACACCCCCGCTTTCGGCCGACAAAATCGCCACCGCCGACCTGTGGCAACGCCGCCGCCTCCAATCCTTGCAGGCCGTCGACGATCTGATCGCCAGTCTAGTGAACGTCTTGTCCGAGACCGGGCAAACGGGCAACACCTATATCTTCTTCACCTCTGACAACGGCTTCAGCCTCGGCCAGCATCGTCTCGTCGTTGGCAAGCGCGCCCCCTACGAAGAGAACATCCACGTCCCCCTGTTCGTCATCGGCCCCGGCCTTCCCGCCGGCGCCACCCGCGCCCATCTGACCGCCAACATCGACCTGGCCCCTACCTTCGCCCAACTGGCCGGCGTATCGCCCCCCTCCTTCGTCGACGGTCGCTCGTTGGTCCCGCTCCTGAGTGTGAGTCCCCCTGCCGTCAGTTCCTGGCGCCAAAACCTGCTATTGGCGCACGGCATCGTGCCCGGCCCCACCCCTGCCACGCCTGTGCCGTCTTCCGATTTCAATGTGACCGAATTTCGCGGGCTGCGAACGCTGGCTTTGACCTATGCCGGCTATGCCGGCGGCGAGCGCGAGCTGTACGACCTGGCCGCCGACCCCTACCAGTTGGATAGCCAGATAACTCGCACCGACCCAACCTATCTGAGCACTCTTGCCACCAGGGTGGCGGCGCTCAGCACGTGCACCGGCGCTGCCTGCCGGCCGTTGGAGGATACACCCCTCGCCCCCCTGCCCCCCACCTTCACGCCTTCGCCCACCCCTTCCTCCACCCCCACTGCCAGCCAAACCCCCACTACCACCCAAACGCCTACCGTCACCCAAACCCCCACCACGACGCCGACGTCCACCATCACCCCCACCGCCACCAAGACACCCACCGCCACCCAAACGCCTACCGCCACCGGGACTCCCACCACGACGCCGACACCCACCCTCACCCCCACCGCCACCAAGACCCCCACCGTCACCATCACCCCCACCGCCACCGGGACTCCCACCACGACGCCGACACCCACCCTCACCCCCACTCAAACCTCCACCACGACGCCGACGTTCACCCTCACCCCCACCGCCACCGACACTCCTACCGCCATCCAAACCCCCACCACGACGCCAACGCCCACCCTCACCCCCACGCCCGGCTCTTGTTCGGCCAAACCCTCGGCGCCACAGCGGCTCTTGCCCGGCAATGGGGCGACTGTTTTAGTTCGCAATGTCCTACTCGACTGGAGCGATGTGGTCTGCGCCACCAGCTACAAGGTGCAGGTGCGCCTAGGCAGCAGCACGGGCGCGCAAGTAACGCCGCTGACGACTACGACCGCATCACAGTTCACCACAGCAGCGCTCGCCGCCGGCCAGACCTATGCCTGGCAGTTGCGCGCGTGCAACGCCGCCGGCTGCCAGCCATCGGCGTGGTGGTCGTTCACCATCGCCGCCAATGCAGTGACGGCCACCCCCACCCGCACCCCCACCAGAACGGCGACCCCAACGCACACGTCCACGCCCACCCAGGCGCTCACACCCACACCCACCGATACGCCCACATCAACCCCCACCGATACGCCCACATCCACGCCCACCGATACACCCACTTCAACGCCCACCGATACACCCACTTCAACGCCCACCGATACACCCACTTCAACACCCACCGAGGCGCCCACATCTACTCCTTCCCCGACATCTTCCTCCACACCCTCGCCGACCCTCACCTACACCCCCTCTCCAACTCGGACTCCCACCCGCACGCCGACGCCCGGCTCTGGCGCCGACCTCATCTTTGCCGATAGCTTCGAGAGCGGCAGCTTCTCAGCCTGGACGAGCTCAGTCACGGATGGCGGCGACCTGAGCGTGAATGCTGCGGCGGCGATGAAAGGCAGCCGGGGCATGCAGGCCGTCATCGATGACAATAGCGCCCTCTATGTTCGCGATACCCGTCCCGCCGACGAACCTCGCTACCGCGCCCGTTTCTACTTCGACCCGAACTCGATCGTGATGACCTCCGGCGATCTCCACGACATCTTCACCGGACGCGTGGGTACAGTCGATGTGTTCCGCGTGAACTTCCGGCGCTACACCACCAGCTACCAGGTGCGGGTGCAGATACGCACGGATGCGGCGACATATACGAGCGGGAGCTGGTATACGATCAGCGATGGGCCACATGCGATCGAGATCGAGTGGAAGGCGGCGACGGCGGCGGGGGCGAACAACGGCGCCATCAGCCTGTGGATCGACGGCGTGGCGAAGCAGACGAAGGGGAGCATCGACAACGACACCCTGCGGGTGGATGAAGCGCGGTTGGGGCCGCTGGCGGGGATCGACACGGGCACGCGCGGGGTGATGTACTTCGACGCCTTCGAGTCGCGGCGGACGGGCTACATCGGCCAGAGCATCGGCCCGGATTCTGCGCCGGTGGAAACGGGCAGGGGGAGAAGCCGATGA